From the genome of Pantoea alfalfae, one region includes:
- a CDS encoding YtfJ family protein: MRNILTAVALSLLIPASVMAHDLRLGSRVPAIGVNDKGELLLQQKKFSYKNWNSAQLSGKVRVVQHIAGRSSAKEMNAALIEAIKAAKLPHERYQTTTIVNTDDAIPGTGMFVRSSVETNKQQYPWSQFVIDSKGNVQHAWQLQSGGSAIVVLDKQGKVRFVKDGSLTQDEVTKVMALLASLLKE, translated from the coding sequence ATGCGAAACATTCTGACCGCGGTGGCGCTGTCTTTGCTGATACCAGCAAGCGTGATGGCCCATGACCTCAGGCTGGGATCACGAGTCCCCGCCATTGGCGTCAACGATAAGGGCGAACTGTTATTACAGCAGAAGAAGTTTAGCTACAAAAACTGGAATAGCGCGCAGCTTAGTGGAAAAGTTCGCGTGGTCCAGCATATTGCTGGCCGCTCCTCCGCTAAAGAGATGAATGCGGCACTGATAGAGGCGATCAAGGCCGCGAAGTTGCCGCACGAGCGCTATCAGACCACCACTATCGTAAATACCGATGACGCCATTCCCGGCACCGGCATGTTTGTGCGCAGCAGCGTTGAGACCAACAAGCAGCAATATCCCTGGTCGCAGTTTGTCATCGACAGCAAGGGCAATGTGCAGCATGCCTGGCAGTTACAGTCGGGCGGTTCCGCCATTGTGGTACTGGATAAACAGGGCAAGGTGAGATTTGTGAAGGATGGATCGCTGACGCAGGATGAAGTGACAAAAGTGATGGCGCTGCTGGCCTCACTGCTGAAAGAGTAA